The following is a genomic window from Doryrhamphus excisus isolate RoL2022-K1 chromosome 3, RoL_Dexc_1.0, whole genome shotgun sequence.
GACCAGACACTGTGGTCCTGAAAGCTCCCAGGACCAGTCAAACCAACCGACAGGGTGACAAGCTCCTCCCACAAACGGCTCAAAGGTTTACCTTCACGCAGGTAACCACTCATACGACTTTGTCGTCTCCGTGGCGATGTGTGAGATGGTGTCACTTCCTGACAGGTGTTTGGGCCAGATGCCAGTCAAAGGAGAGTTTTTGAAGGGTCAGTCCACGGCTTAGTCCGAGATGTTCTGGAAGGAGAAAACTGCCTGGTGTTCACTTACGGAGTCACCAATGCCGGAAAAACCTTCACGTTTCTCGGTCAGGGGagcaacaaacacaacaaacactgtcatgctgtttgtttgtgtcactctatatgtgtgggtgtgtatcTCCAGGTCCAGACCATGACAGTGGTCTCCTGCCCAGGTCGCTGTGGGTCATCTTCAACAGCATTGAAGATCGGCTGTACACGCGCTGCGATCTGAAACCTCAGCGCTGTCGAGACTTCAGCCGACTGACTCCGGATCAGCAGACGGCTGAGAGCAATACCAAGAAGAACCTGCTCAGGATGCTTAAAGAGGTAGCGCACACGCACCATCGCATGGGAGACGTGTGGAAGTTGTAGGAAGTTGTCGTTCTTATTCATgtgtttgtgcccccccccccccccccccctccagaatGTGACGTCTGCTCGATCAACTTTTCTCGacagtaacttttttttttcttctaattgCTGGATATTTTTGGAATTAATGTCATTCAACCAACACACAACGGGATGTGTCGTtatttagtgtttgtttttttttttgtttatttgttggcAGGCTCGTCCCTCAGCTCCGAATGCAGTGTCAACAGTGTCGGTGACGGCGACAAGTTCTGTCTGGACGTCCCCTCGACTGTTGGCTTCTCAGTTTGGGTTTCATTCTGTGAGATTTACAACGACAACATTCACGACCTGCTGGACCAggtgacgcacacacacacacacacacatacaacataGGTTCTgattagtacagtaaacctcggatatatcggactcggatatatcggaaattcgctcacaacggacagataaaaaaagaactgatttttctgtaatgcatttccaataaaaattcattgcatatatcggatttttttataacggatttcgcctatttcggacaaaatctccagtcccgttccaatgcatttccattaaatttccctcgcatatatcggatggccgcatcgtggcgctccgatttgccgaatcgtgacaggccgctatacgacgtcatttgcagcgttacctgcgcgtccaggtacattggaaacatagtcaaggaagtgcctttttataacggataaaatccgatttacgcatataccggatataaatccgatatatgcgtaaaatggacattttccggtctACGcaatataacagatttcgcttatatcggccaaaaccagtgggaacaattgaatccgatatatccgaggtttactgtataatgacACAAATGTGATTCGTGCACATTGTCATGTTTCTAACATGTCACTTGTCTGATTGGCTGATGGGCTCATGTGACCTTGTGTTCAGGTCCCTGGTGGACACATCAAGAGGACGGTGCTCCGTCTGTCTCAGGACGTCAAAGGAAACTCCTTCATTAAAGGTAACGTGCGATGCCTCCAGCTTCCAACACGCACACTCAAGAACCACCTGTCCGTCACGTGTGTCCAGACCTGAAGTGGATCCAGGTGAACAGCACTGAAGAGGCCTACAGGGTGATGAAGATCGGAAAGAAGAACCAGTGCTGCTACTCCACCAGGCTCAATCATCTGTCCAGCAGGAGGtgggctacttcctgtttccttctCGTTGTGTCCTACCGCCACCGGTACCCAGTCGTCACTTTGTTTGTGCAGCCACAGCATCTTCTCCATCAGGATCCTCAGAGTGGACCACAGCGGCGTTCCCAGAGTCCTCGGCATTAGCGAGTGAGTGACGCCCGGCGAGTGTCACGCCTCCAATGAGTGTGTGTCGAACCGTGTGCATTTGTGCGTGTCCAGGCTTGCGCTGTGCGACCTGGCCGGCTCGGAGCGCTGCTCTCGAACACACAACACGGGAGAGCGCCTGAAGGAGGCGGGaaacatcaacagctccctgtTGACGCTCGGGAAGTGTATCAACGCCATGAGGCTCAACCAGCACGCCaagtatgttgtgtgtgtgtggagggggggtggcGTGCTGCAGAAAGTTATACATTGTCCACCTCTGCAGGTTCCAGCACCATGTCCCCTTCAGGGAGTCCAAATTGACACATCTCCTGCAGTTCTTCTTCTGCGGTGCCGGCAAGGTGACCATGGTGGTCAACATTAACCAGAGTGCCTCCTGCGTGGATGAAACGCTTAACGTCCTCAAGTTCTCCGCCCTTGCCCAGAAGGTGCTGCGTTCACATTTGCCGTCATTCCTTCACCAATGCACGGCAGTCTCCGTTAGTGTGTACTTCTGTCTTTGTCCTGTAGGTGGTGGTGTTGAACACGAGGCCCGTCACCCTGGACGTCGCCTCCCACAGGTCGGCTATGGAATTATCCGTCCTCATCGATGAGGAGGACCAGCGCAGGAACATGATGATGGGTCGCAAGAGCTCGCTGCTCCACTGGGAGACCAGTCTAGAAGACGTCCTGGAGGACGAGTACGATGAAGAGCCGGATGAGGACAAAGAGTCAGAGGAGGAGAGTCTGATGGAGGGAACGGTGCTGGAGGCTGGAGATGCGGAGGGGAACAAGAccatggaggaagaggagaaggtaGATGGTCTTCACATCCACGACCGTGGACAAAGCTTAAGAGCATCAGGTGGAGTTCCTTGGCTTTTCATCCGCCGTGTCATCTGTGTGTCAGTCGGACAGGGAGGCGGCGTTGCGTTTAGTCCTGGAGGCTCAGATCAGAGAAGAAGTCAGCGCCGAGTTCATGGAGCTCTTCAGCAAGATGGAGAAAGACTACAGGTGAGGAACCTGACCCAACAGAGACCATCACTGCCTCTCGCACGCCGGCGTCTGACGCTGTGTTGATGCTGCATCAGCGAGCGTCTGGAGAAGGAGCGTGAGGTCCTGGAAGAGCGCGCCGAGAAGAAACTGGAGATACTGAAGAACCTGGTCAGCAAGACCGCCGACTTGTCCGATAGCGTCCTGTGTCCCGCCAAGGTGGGTGCGTCCTTTTTCGATCGCGGGCGAGTCCCATAAGCGTTGCGTTGCCTGAGAGCGCTGCTGATTGGCCGTTGAAGGAGGAGCAGGCGGCGCTGTTGGAGGGAATCATCAGTTCCGTGAGCGAAGACCTGGAGAAGATCAGAGCAGACGCTGTGAGCATGCACCGATGTCTGAGCGAGCACACGCATGTTGCAGGTGCGTGCACGCCAGCAACACACTGCGAGCAAAAgccatgacctttgaccctgtGTGCGGTTTCCCCCTTGCAGAGCTGGAGAAGCGACAGTCGGGTGTCCAAACCCTGCAAGCTATCGAGGTGTGCTgactttcttcttctgtggtttgcGGAATGCAATGAATGTGATGAAGGTTGGACTCCATGTTTGCAGACACCCGGGACCTCTGAGCCAAAAGACACGAGCCAGCAAGACCACCGCATCCCGGACCGCGTACCACACGTACAAGCCCCTCCTACTTACCCCCTACGACCAATCAGTGATTTGGAAGTGGAGGGCGAAAGGATGAGCACCAAGATAGGTGAGCCAGTGGTCATGTGGAGAGCTTCACCACAACCAAGCCGTTGTTTGAACCCCGCCTGCCGCTCAGTGCTGCTGGAGGAAAAGCACAGGAAGGAGCTGAGCGAGAACCAAGCGAAGAGGACGGAGTTGGAGGCGGAGCTAAAGCAGCGGCAGAACGAAGTTCAGAAGTTGAAGGAGGAGGTGCAGAAATTGTCAGGTGGGCGCCGTGAGAGCAGTTTGATGCCACGcggatgatgtcacttccttaCCATGACACTTCCCGCAGCCCGAGTGGACGAGTGTCCAAACTGCGACGCCGTCGTGTCGACGCTGGAGCTGGAGCGGCGGGAAACATCCAGGCTGACGAAGGAGAACAAAGCTTTGGTGAACGGCATCTTCCAGCTTCAGACGGAGGTCCCgatcctcttcttctttcttgcTCACTCCccagctagcattagcattagcatctcaGGGGGCGCCTTGTCTCGCAGGTTACCGACCTTCAGCGCCAGCTCAGACGGGAAACCGAAGGAGTCGCCAGCATGTCTGAGGAGCTCGCCGCCGTGAAGGCCTGCCTCCAAGGCCGAGAGAGCCAATCAGACGTGAAAGCTCAGCAAGTCAAGGTAGCCATATTGTTCACGATGGACGTTTATCTATGTACAGTACGCGCTTTGACCCGATTGCGTCTGACTCAGGAGTGGGAGGGTCTTAGCGCCAGCACCAGCCTGTTCCACGCCAACATGGCCGAGCTGAGAAAGGAGAGCCAGGCGGCGCTGGAAAGATCCGCTCACAAATCCAAACTGATCCAGGAGCTGCAGCAGGAGAAGGATCGACTGGAGGAACGACTTGCGCTCAGGTCAGGTGACTGACAGGTGACAGGTGATTGATTGTTCTTGTTATTGTAGCTGCTCGTCTTTCTGCAGAGATGAGGAGTGTGATCAGCTCAGCCTGGAATTGGCCAATCAGAAAGGAGAACACTCCCGGCAGCTGCAGAGCCTGAGGGCGGAGCTTGAGCTAGAAGAAGGAGCTCTTCGCAGGAAGCTGGAGGAGACGGTTAGAAAGGAGGAGATGAGGAAGGCCGAGGACCAGAAACAAATAGGAGGTGATTCATCATACAGTAAGACCGCAATGCGTGTGGATTGtaacatacgtgtgtgtgtgttagagctTCAACGTCTCCTCTGCGAGAAGGAGAACCGTCTGGAGGAACTTGTGAGGCAGACGGACGCAATGAGACAAGGTGACTATCTCCAGCGGCGAGGTGGCGGCCTCCCATCATCAACTCTTCCACTGACTCCACCCACTTTCCTCGCCACCAGAAATGGCGCGTGTGACGGAAGAGCTGCAGAGCAGGGAGGCGGAGGAGCGGAAGGAAAACGAGGAGCCGAGGACGGCGCAGAAGCTGTCCCTGCAGGAGCGTAAGCACCGGCGGCGACAGGAAGTGGACCAAAGCAAAGAGCTCGGGCCCATGGAGTACCACACGCAGGTCCGTCACCATGACAACGTCGCACTCATGATATCACGTGAAGTATGAATCGTGGATGTGTGTGAGCAGGAACACGTTCATGTCGCTGCTTTGAGGAACGACGTGGTCGACCTGGGCGACATGCCGACGTCGAAGGGCAAGAGGGTcgccaggaagaggaagagctgTGAGGTCGAGGTAGGCgtggaaatttttatttttttaaatttcattaaaggggaccgaaGTTTggtatggctcaaaacgctcaatttcaaaaggtgtggtaaaactgcctctttgtgatgtcacagagggcagacttccttatatgggcatagctgtaagccagatacactctctgccctccccctccaagctctgcttctgtgtttacgttgctagcaatggctcataggaaggaaaaggaaagctacatttgcttCCAATTCCCAAAAACGCCTCcgtcaggcacaagtggttggacttcctgattccctaccagcaaatgACTGTctagtgaacatgggccactatgctgctggactagcccacaaacttgaGCCCtatgcctttccaacgttacttggtggtgtggaagagCCAGAAGAGCAAGCAGGAAGTAACAGTTTATTAGTGTTTATTTAtaactgtttttatttagtttattactcgtctgtgtagcattatagagtgtgcatacagtgaGCGGGGTTTGCTAAcagccgtttcccaccacaattagtggccacattagaCGCTAAAACGTTgaagctacagtaaacctcggatatatcggactcggatatatcggaaattcgctcacaacggacagataaaaaagaaccgatttttctgtaatgcatttccaataaaaattcattgcatatatcggatttttttataacggatttcgcctatttcggacaaaatctccagtcccgttccaatgcatttccatgaaatttccctcgcatatatcggatggccgcatcgtggcgctccgattcgccgaatcgtgacaggccgctatacgacgtcatttgcagcgtttgcagcgttgcctgcgcgtccaggtacattggaaacatagtcaaggaagtgccttttttataacggataatatccgatttacgcatataccggatataaatccgatatatgtgtaaaacggacattttccggtatacacatataacggatttcgcttatatcggacaaaaccagtgggaacaattgaatccgatatatcccaggtttactgtacttaccTTTTGAGAGACTTCCTGAAGTAACCTTtgtctctacttctggatcgTATGTTAAAAAGATGCATCggcgtttattatcaactcctttaCCGTTCACAGCTAGCAGTACAAAATGGAAGTCCTTTTAGGCACTCGTGAGTGTGACCACCTACAGCAGAGTGGAGGCGGTAGAACcacaaaatacagctgaataggtgcagattcaggaagagCGTGAAAGCTGTGTGTagctaggagtccacaacttcaGTACAAAAGGCTGAACacttcggtgtgtgtgtgtgtgtgtttaggggTTGGTGTCAAGCGGCAGCAAGCGAAACAGGCGCCGAGCGAACATGGGAAACACGACACAGGTGAGATGTGCGCTACGATCGGTCAAGTCACTTCCTGGACGAGAGGATCATGACTAAAGTTACCCTCTGCTGCAGCAAAACCTCGACACGCCGAAGACGCACACGCTCAACGACGGGATCCACAAGTTGCCGTCTACGCTGCTCTGCACAGGTGAGATGAGTCATCAGCTCTTTGATCAACGGCGCCGGCGATCCTTCGCCCGACATCACTATACGAGCGTATCTTTTGATAGTTGAACCTCACGTCgtcgccgctgccgccgccgcggCGAGCAAACCCAAAAGAGGACGGAAGAAGCTGTACAAGGATGACTGCACGCCGCTGCTCACCTCTCCGAACGTGGTCAGTTTGACCTCTGCTTCACCTTGACGTGCTCGCCTCGGACGGTCTTGACATGCGAGCGCGTGTACGTTTGTGTTCAGGCTTTCGGAGGTGCCGACGAGGAGAAGGAGAGCGACCACGTGATCATCAAGCGCCAACTGCGCTccaagaacaggaagtgacctcaGACCGAGCAGAGCTGTTGAAAAAGTCATTGTGAAgagtttaaataaatgttttttttctattttgtaagttttgtaatgtttttcttgaaagcgtgacaactttttttttagcgtTGCACCAACGTCAACACGTCCAGGATTGAGCTCCACTCTGATTGGTTCTTCTGGTTTTCAGCCAAAGTCAACCAGTAGTTGGCGTTGGGCTCCTCTGCGGTTATTGCCATTAGCTTCCTGTGCTGATGTATTGatgatttagagcaggggtctcaaacacacggcccgggggccaaatgtggcctgcaggacactactttgaggcccccaccttgatatgaaagtttaatgttagtgcggcccgcgcaagtttgatttaaaaaaaaaatattacgtttgattaatgttcatgttaaaggttaaataactgttaatagttatcctccctatccgtgtggaagtggtaagtttttggctatttaagtttaaaggaaataacttgaaggctaccgtttaggtcgctagctctctagtttgcgagttagcatgtgtctcaagaccctgcagttgcgcaatatgttgtaaataaaaaaaaaagtataaatgtgactatagtcgtgttttgtcatgtctacagggctctaataatgctttgttcattttaatctgaaaaaaatcatttgtctacacaccaactatatgtggtttcttaagtttttattatttgccgttttgttattattatatttatttattactgattgattgattttctttattcttgatttatttatttttcagcttattttgtgcagaaaaataaaaattaagatatttgagaacagtggaatgttttatcagagcttttattgtagaaaatcggaaccaaagtttgtatatttttctgtttttaatacattttttaataaatttttggaaaacctgatgcggcccagccttgcccagactctagaccaggggtgggcaaactttttgactcgcgggccgcattgatataattattttaattatttattttaatttttattattattatgtgcttgtgtctcttttttcaggagcactttgtaaacaacagaccatgtcaaacaacgaaattgatacaaccatcaaaaggttggctcaggccatgaagccaggttgtatgttgagtttaaattaaatactttggaaagattgggcgggccgtattcaaacacttggcgggtcggatgtggcccccgggccgtagtttgcccacccctgctctagactctAACTCTGAGCtcgagacccctgatttaaaggtTGATTAGTTataatatttgtcatatttcctAGTAAATGTAACACACAAATTGAACTCCacatttatagttttattttagcaCCCAAGTATTGAATGGTAAACTGAGCTTGAGTGTATCACTTGTGTTGTTGCTGTCGGCGAAAGGAGTCGAAGGAGTCGTTCGGAGAGTCATTGTCCCAGCTGCGTTGCGGCAGCATTTCCCGATGGGAGTCCTGCAAGCATTCCGATTGgccgctctggtggtggaagccCTCGTCAACGGCGACCTTGTGGCAGCGTACCCACGTGCCGGTCGCGAGGATGAGCGCGCTGGCCAGCAGGGCGGCGCCACTGAGAAGGAAGGTGGCTGTGTAACTTCCTGTGATGTCAACGAGCCAACCTGACGGAAGCGAAGACGACGACTTGAATTATTTATTCTTTGACAAGAGCCCGCCTCAGGAAGTAAACCTCACCTCCGATGGGCGGGCTGAGGAGATAAGGGATGGCGTGCAGGAAGTAGACCACGCCCAGAGCCGAGGACAAGTACGTGGCTCCCACTGCATCGGACGTGACCACGGGAATCAGCGCCACATAGGCGCCGTCGAAGTAGCCGTAGAGGGCGGCGAAGGGCACAAGGAGCGGAAAGGAGCGAAGAAGTGGCGCCGCCAGACAGCAAAGACCCTCCATGGCGACCGAGAAGACGTAGCACAACACTCGTCGTCGTTTCAGACACCTGAGACCCACAAAATGGACGTCACGTTTGATGCGACGACAGACTGAACAATTGCGTTCgtacttcctgtctgtcagCCACCCAAACGTGATGTTTCCTACGATGTCGAGGACGCCCAGGATGGACATGAGGAAGGCGGCGTGCTGGTGTGCCACGCCCACACTGAGGGCGTAGGGCACCGTATAAACAAAAGGCAAACTGCAGCCGCTTGCCAGGAAGACGAAGGACACCGCAAGGACTGCGAATTctggcagcagcaggaaggcGTAACCCtgcacggacaggaagtggcaccTGAAGACCCGCCTCCCTTTCAGCTGAGTGGCGGCCAGAAGGTTGCCCTCCATATCCTTCGGCAGTTCGGTGTTACCTGCGCCAGGACGAAGAACAAGATAGTCGGGAGCAACGTAACTCTGCCCGCCTCCCATTTTCTCACCATGTAGCTCCGCCCCCTTATTTTGCTGTGTCGTGATTGGCCGAAGCAGCGCCCCGCAGACGCACAGATTGGCGACCACGGCGCTGAGCACAAGCAGCGCCCCCCTCCACGTGTAGAGTTCAATGAGCAGCTGCACCGCCGGCGCCAACACGAAGGTTCCAATTCCGCTGCCCGACATGGCGAGGCCATACGCCAACGCCTTCCTGCGGCGGAAGTAACAGCCAACCATGCCGATGGCCGGCGTGTAGCACAACGCAAAGCCAAGACCTGCGGACACAATTCGGTAACGGTCGATCCACAACGTGGGAGGGGCTTATCCGGACAGGTAACCTGTGAGAACGCCCATGCTGAAGTAAAGGTGCTCCAAACAGGAAGCGAAGGAGCTGACGAGGAGGCCGCACGACGACAGGAGTCCACCCATCATGACGGCCACCCTGGACGACCACCGGTTGGCCACCAGGCTGCCTATtggagctgcacacacacatgtttacTGTCCTCCGCTAGCAGCGCTAGCAACGCTAGCAGCTAACCCGCGTGTGCACTGACCGCACAGCATGGTGCTGCAGTCCACCAAGCTGTGGATCCACGCCGTGGACGCGTAGTCCGCCTCAAAGTGAGCCTGAAACTCCACAAAGAAGATGGCCACGCACCTGCGgacaacacaggaagtggagacaaccatctttgtttacaaaggtcagaggtcacagtcGACATGCGCTAGTTAGTTAACACAATCAGGCTAACGTAAAGCCTCTGTTGCCGTGGTAACCCCACCAACCACCATTACATGAAGCGCTACTCGAAAAGAAAGcagctgattggctgctgaGAACGTATGTGTTACCTGGTCACCGCTCGTGTGCACACCGTCACCATGAAGCAGCAACCAACAACCACCCAGCCCCACCCTCCATCAGGGGGCGCCATCGAGAGGGGGGTGGGCAGCCTGTCCTGACCCAGGACTGATGGCTCGGAAAGAGACGAGGGGTCCCAGGTGGAGCaacgaggaagaagaggaagaagaggaagaagaatcGGAGGACTTGGTGGTTTGAGTAAAAATGTTGTCTTCAGTCAATAAGTCACCGCAGGACCCTCAATCATTaaccgcccccccccacacacacacacgccaccaGGTGAACCACCCTCGTGTACAGACTTACACGTGTGTGTATCACTAGACCCTTAGACCCACCCCCCATCCCCAACCCCCACTCCATTCAAGTCGTGGTGTCAGAGGTCATGTTTATTTCTGTTTTCCACTCAGGTGAGCttagcatcacacacacacatacacacacgcacacacacacatacacacacatacataaacacacacataaacacacacacacacacaaggactgTTAAGTGTGTGAAGAATGTCGACTTTCGCGTACAACACTAGATTGAGTGTGGGGCGGATGTCTGCCTCGAGCAGGAGTAGTgtaatatatccattcatatATTAATTCATGTATCCACtcatacactcattcattcatttatgtacccatacatacattcattcattcattcatgtatccactcatacactcattcattcatttatgtacccatacatacattcattcattcattcatgtatccactcatacactcattcattcatttatgtacccatacatacattcattcattcattcatgtatccactcatacactcattcattcatttatgtatccatacatacattcattcattcattcatgtatccattcatacattcattcattcatgtattcattcctACATGTAGCCATTCATAcactcattcgttcattcatgtatccattcgttcattcatgtatccattcattcattcatgtattcattcctACAtgtagccattcattcattcattcatgtatccatccatacattcattcattcatgtatccattcatacattcatgtatacatttatacactcattcattcattcatgtatccattcattcattcatgtattcattcctACATGTAGCCATTCATAcactcattcgttcattcatgtatccattcattcattcatgtattcattcctACGtgtagccattcattcattcatgtatccattcatacattcattcattcatgtatccattcatacattcattcattcatgtatccatttatacactcattcgttcattcatgtatccattcattcattcatttattcattcctaCATGTAGCCATTCatacattgattcattcatttattcatgtattcattcctACACGTagccattcatacattcattaatgtatccattcatacattcattcatgtatccattcattcattcattcatgtatccattcatttattcattcctaCATGTagccattcatacattcattcatgtattcattcctACACGTagccattcatacattcattcattcatacattcattcatacattcatgtatccattcatacagtcatttattcattcctaCATGTagccattcatacattcattcattcatgtattcattcctACACATAGCCATTCATACAAtcattcatgtatccattcatacattcatttattcatgtattcattcctACACACagccattcatacattcattcatgtatccattcatacattcatttattcatgtattcattcctACACATagccattcatacattcattcatgtatccattcatttattcattcctaCATGTagccattcatacattcattcatgcctTCATTCATGCATGTATTCATTCCTACATGTagccattcatacattcattcatgtaaGACTGATGACATATGTTCCAATAGGGACATCTAGTGGTGGACTGTGCTCACTACAATCCCAGGTCAGGTGGACCAATACGGTTTCTATGGTTGTTTTGTGTCTACTTGTAGATGAATGAAGATGATAGAACATGAACACGCCTTCCTTGACTTGTTTATCTCGGGTGTTTACGACCATCATGTGACCTTTGGATCAGAACCGACTGATAAGGACAACAAAGTTGATGTGAGCTCCAAAACGCAAGTCGGTGAGTTGGACGTTGTCTTGtaacatatttaatatatttttatcatttgtatCAAATATTCCCCCATTTTTAATCTTATTGTGTGTCTTAAACGGTAACACTTTGTAtcacatactgtgtgtgtgtgtgtgtgtgtgtgtgtaaaggtttgtgtacatttgtgcAAACGTGTTGTTTTCGCTGACAGTGTGACCAACAAGATggccaacaggaagtcaaacaggaagtgtgctcTTTCCTCCTTGGAGGTGATGCTGATGGTGCTTTTCATCACCATGACGACTGTCAGCATCACACTGATTACGCTGATGGTGACTGGCAAAAGTGAGTtatgtttctttctttttgtctcgaaaaaaaaaaaaacacaccatgtTGATCATCTTCTCTTAGGTCCTGACCCGACTCCGCCCCCAAGTCCAGAAACGCCACACCAGCCTTTCCTAATTGGCGTAGGCCGCGCCGACTGCACCGGGCCCCCGGCTGACATTCCTCTGGTTGGTTGTGACCTGCTGGAGTTGTACTAAATAAATACTTTGCACACTCCTGacatgtgcgtgtgcatgtgtgtgtgtatgtgtgtgtgtagatgggcTATGCTAACCCTCAACAGACAGCCGCAGGAATTCACACTCGCTTGTTCAGTCGAGCCTTCATCGTTGACGATGGCCAGCACAGAGTAGTCTTCGTCACTGTCGACGTGGGAATGATATCACAGAGGCTCCGCCTGGAggtccacatacacacacatgcacacacacacacacaaactacactATGTGCACAATGATGGGCTAGTACTTTAGTAGTACTTTACTAGTGCCGACATACTCTTATGTTTGCCTACTACCAACTTTGTACTGTGTACTGCACACTTTG
Proteins encoded in this region:
- the LOC131126568 gene encoding kinesin-like protein KIF20B is translated as MKDSCLALKPERVDPVEEGHIKRDLLEEFSALPKQDQVSTKSENLQVYLRVRPFTAAENGESQDCVNIEGPDTVVLKAPRTSQTNRQGDKLLPQTAQRFTFTQVFGPDASQRRVFEGSVHGLVRDVLEGENCLVFTYGVTNAGKTFTFLGPDHDSGLLPRSLWVIFNSIEDRLYTRCDLKPQRCRDFSRLTPDQQTAESNTKKNLLRMLKENVTSARSTFLDSSSLSSECSVNSVGDGDKFCLDVPSTVGFSVWVSFCEIYNDNIHDLLDQVPGGHIKRTVLRLSQDVKGNSFIKDLKWIQVNSTEEAYRVMKIGKKNQCCYSTRLNHLSSRSHSIFSIRILRVDHSGVPRVLGISELALCDLAGSERCSRTHNTGERLKEAGNINSSLLTLGKCINAMRLNQHAKFQHHVPFRESKLTHLLQFFFCGAGKVTMVVNINQSASCVDETLNVLKFSALAQKVVVLNTRPVTLDVASHRSAMELSVLIDEEDQRRNMMMGRKSSLLHWETSLEDVLEDEYDEEPDEDKESEEESLMEGTVLEAGDAEGNKTMEEEEKSDREAALRLVLEAQIREEVSAEFMELFSKMEKDYSERLEKEREVLEERAEKKLEILKNLVSKTADLSDSVLCPAKEEQAALLEGIISSVSEDLEKIRADAVSMHRCLSEHTHVAELEKRQSGVQTLQAIETPGTSEPKDTSQQDHRIPDRVPHVQAPPTYPLRPISDLEVEGERMSTKIVLLEEKHRKELSENQAKRTELEAELKQRQNEVQKLKEEVQKLSARVDECPNCDAVVSTLELERRETSRLTKENKALVNGIFQLQTEVTDLQRQLRRETEGVASMSEELAAVKACLQGRESQSDVKAQQVKEWEGLSASTSLFHANMAELRKESQAALERSAHKSKLIQELQQEKDRLEERLALRDEECDQLSLELANQKGEHSRQLQSLRAELELEEGALRRKLEETVRKEEMRKAEDQKQIGELQRLLCEKENRLEELVRQTDAMRQEMARVTEELQSREAEERKENEEPRTAQKLSLQERKHRRRQEVDQSKELGPMEYHTQEHVHVAALRNDVVDLGDMPTSKGKRVARKRKSCEVEGLVSSGSKRNRRRANMGNTTQQNLDTPKTHTLNDGIHKLPSTLLCTVEPHVVAAAAAAASKPKRGRKKLYKDDCTPLLTSPNVAFGGADEEKESDHVIIKRQLRSKNRK
- the slc16a12b gene encoding monocarboxylate transporter 12-B; translation: MAPPDGGWGWVVVGCCFMVTVCTRAVTRCVAIFFVEFQAHFEADYASTAWIHSLVDCSTMLCAPIGSLVANRWSSRVAVMMGGLLSSCGLLVSSFASCLEHLYFSMGVLTGLGFALCYTPAIGMVGCYFRRRKALAYGLAMSGSGIGTFVLAPAVQLLIELYTWRGALLVLSAVVANLCVCGALLRPITTQQNKGAELHGEKMGGNTELPKDMEGNLLAATQLKGRRVFRCHFLSVQGYAFLLLPEFAVLAVSFVFLASGCSLPFVYTVPYALSVGVAHQHAAFLMSILGVLDIVGNITFGWLTDRKCLKRRRVLCYVFSVAMEGLCCLAAPLLRSFPLLVPFAALYGYFDGAYVALIPVVTSDAVGATYLSSALGVVYFLHAIPYLLSPPIGGWLVDITGSYTATFLLSGAALLASALILATGTWVRCHKVAVDEGFHHQSGQSECLQDSHREMLPQRSWDNDSPNDSFDSFRRQQQHK